One Magnetovibrio sp. PR-2 genomic region harbors:
- a CDS encoding c-type cytochrome, with amino-acid sequence MTAHAEDLQTGQAGISKILQDCFHCHGAGGISKEPGFPTIAGQKSEYLRRQLRNFKHTLQGASSHLKNAQFANLREKFPARRDPKMSLVAVTLSDDDIGLLVDSLTRMPCQPSDQSNRSSKITQAEAPKIASRCFGCHETDGVSASAYIPNLARQDKTYLKKQIKLFRMSAMNDQIHATEAKRTHPIMQNQTFQLNEQDIDDVTTYFSSLSCQGKNAAVLKH; translated from the coding sequence ATGACGGCACACGCAGAGGACCTTCAAACCGGCCAAGCGGGCATATCAAAAATCCTTCAAGACTGTTTTCACTGCCATGGGGCAGGTGGCATCAGCAAAGAGCCAGGCTTCCCCACCATCGCAGGACAAAAGTCCGAATATCTGCGCCGTCAATTGCGCAATTTTAAGCACACCCTCCAAGGCGCATCCTCTCACCTGAAGAATGCCCAGTTCGCAAACCTGCGCGAAAAGTTCCCCGCACGCCGCGACCCCAAAATGTCTTTGGTTGCCGTTACGTTAAGCGATGACGACATCGGATTGCTGGTGGACAGCCTCACTCGGATGCCATGCCAACCTTCTGATCAGAGCAATCGCTCATCCAAGATAACTCAGGCAGAAGCACCCAAAATTGCATCGCGCTGTTTTGGTTGTCATGAAACAGACGGCGTCAGCGCAAGTGCTTACATCCCTAACTTGGCCAGACAGGATAAGACATACCTAAAGAAACAGATCAAACTGTTCCGCATGAGCGCCATGAACGACCAAATCCACGCGACCGAAGCTAAACGAACACACCCGATTATGCAAAATCAAACCTTTCAGCTGAACGAGCAAGACATCGATGATGTCACGACTTACTTTTCTTCCCTCAGCTGTCAGGGCAAGAACGCAGCGGTCCTCAAGCACTAG
- a CDS encoding DUF302 domain-containing protein — protein sequence MTKSVCIILALALFVVSPMAHAGETTIVSTTVEGTFEDTSSAVKEAIIGKGINIAHVLPASDMLNRTGPAFGYTKGVYDKAEIYEFCSAAISQKLARIDPANIVLCPFTIGVYTLPENPGEVHITYKIPTGKPGSEQAVEEIQALISSIVEDASW from the coding sequence ATGACGAAATCCGTATGTATTATTTTAGCACTCGCCCTTTTTGTCGTTTCTCCCATGGCCCACGCCGGTGAAACGACCATCGTCTCGACGACGGTTGAGGGCACGTTTGAGGACACCTCTTCTGCGGTGAAGGAAGCCATCATTGGCAAAGGCATCAACATTGCCCACGTCCTGCCCGCCAGCGATATGCTGAACCGAACCGGACCTGCTTTTGGCTATACGAAAGGCGTGTACGACAAAGCTGAGATTTACGAATTCTGCTCTGCCGCCATCTCACAAAAATTGGCCCGCATTGATCCCGCGAACATCGTTTTGTGCCCCTTCACCATCGGGGTTTACACCTTACCTGAGAACCCAGGTGAGGTTCACATCACCTATAAAATCCCCACGGGAAAACCAGGGTCCGAGCAAGCCGTCGAAGAAATCCAAGCCCTGATTTCTTCCATTGTCGAAGATGCCAGCTGGTAA
- the rimO gene encoding 30S ribosomal protein S12 methylthiotransferase RimO, with protein sequence MDQKTPPKVGIISLGCPKALVDSERILTKLGAEGYEITEAYEDANVVLVNTCGFIDSAREESLEAIREAMAENGRVIVTGCLGNNENAIREVAPNVLSVTGPHQYEQVVEAVHDAVPPLHDPFVDLVGPEGMKLTPRHYSYLKISEGCNHHCKFCIIPDIRGPLVSRPVGDVLAEAERLVDSGVKELLVISQDTSAYGLDLGYAQSDWRGRGVTADMFNLAEALGELGVWVRLHYVYPYPNVDNVIELMADGKILPYLDIPFQHASPNVLKSMARPAHAEKVLERIEDWRTICPDIAIRSTFIVGYPGETEEDVETLLDFLEDAQLDRVGCFQYENVEGAQANDLPDHVDADDKLSRWERVMELSQEISERKLLDRLGQTMEVLIDDITEDGAVGRSYADSPEIDGQVFLDGATDLKPGDMVEATITKSGAYDLWAEVTQKP encoded by the coding sequence ATGGATCAGAAAACGCCGCCAAAAGTTGGAATCATCTCGCTGGGTTGCCCCAAAGCCTTGGTCGATTCGGAACGCATCCTCACCAAGCTGGGGGCCGAAGGCTATGAAATCACGGAGGCTTACGAAGACGCCAACGTGGTTTTGGTCAACACCTGCGGCTTCATCGACAGTGCCCGCGAAGAAAGCCTGGAAGCCATCCGCGAAGCCATGGCCGAAAACGGGCGCGTGATTGTGACCGGGTGTTTGGGCAACAACGAAAACGCCATTCGCGAAGTCGCCCCCAATGTTTTGTCGGTCACCGGCCCACACCAATACGAACAGGTGGTCGAAGCCGTGCACGACGCCGTGCCGCCCCTGCACGATCCGTTTGTGGACTTGGTCGGGCCCGAAGGCATGAAGCTGACGCCGCGCCATTATTCCTATCTGAAAATTTCAGAAGGCTGCAATCACCACTGCAAATTCTGCATCATCCCCGACATCCGCGGGCCGCTCGTCAGCCGCCCGGTGGGCGACGTCCTGGCGGAAGCTGAACGTCTGGTTGACAGCGGCGTCAAAGAACTGCTGGTCATTTCCCAAGACACCAGCGCCTATGGCCTTGATCTGGGTTACGCCCAAAGCGATTGGCGCGGACGCGGTGTGACGGCGGACATGTTCAACTTGGCCGAAGCTTTGGGCGAATTGGGCGTGTGGGTGCGTTTGCACTACGTCTATCCCTATCCCAACGTGGACAACGTGATTGAGCTGATGGCGGACGGTAAAATCTTGCCGTATCTGGACATCCCCTTCCAACACGCAAGCCCCAACGTCTTAAAATCCATGGCCCGCCCGGCGCATGCGGAAAAAGTCTTAGAACGCATTGAGGACTGGCGCACCATCTGCCCCGACATCGCCATCCGTTCGACCTTCATCGTCGGCTACCCCGGCGAAACCGAGGAAGACGTCGAAACCCTGCTGGATTTCTTAGAAGACGCCCAGCTGGACCGGGTTGGGTGCTTCCAATACGAAAACGTCGAAGGTGCACAAGCCAACGACCTGCCCGATCACGTGGACGCGGACGACAAACTCAGCCGCTGGGAACGCGTGATGGAGCTCAGCCAAGAGATTTCGGAGCGCAAACTTTTGGATCGCCTCGGCCAGACCATGGAGGTCTTGATTGATGACATCACCGAAGACGGCGCGGTCGGACGCTCATACGCCGATAGCCCCGAGATTGACGGCCAAGTGTTTTTGGATGGCGCAACGGACCTCAAACCCGGCGACATGGTCGAAGCCACCATCACGAAATCGGGGGCGTATGATTTGTGGGCTGAAGTCACCCAAAAGCCCTAA
- a CDS encoding NCS2 family permease codes for MQWLDDYFGVTARGSTIRTEVLAGLATFLTMAYIIVVNPAILSDGGLDFGAVFVATIIAAIVGTTIMGAWANWPVALAPGMGLNAFFTYGIVLGMGQTWSVALGAVFVSGVLFLILSLTGLREWVINSIPKSLKLGIGAGIGMFLAIIGLKNAGVVVANDATLVGLGDFVSYPVQLFLLGFVIMTVLDRLRIPGGIVIGIIVVSVIGWVTGTSDLAGIVGPVPSLEPTMFKLDITGALTAGMIGVVFALLFVDFFDTAGTLTSVANIAGKIGEDGKIENIGKAVISDSVATCVGALFGTSNTTSYIESAAGIKEGGRTGLTAIVVAIFFLLCLGFAPLAKSIPAYATGAALVFVATHFMRNVLDIDWDDVTEYAPAVLAAILMPLTFSIANGIAIGFIVYAIAKIASGRTADANPAVLLVAALGAAHYIFG; via the coding sequence ATGCAATGGCTTGATGACTACTTTGGCGTAACCGCCAGGGGCAGCACAATTCGCACGGAAGTCCTGGCGGGTCTCGCCACGTTTTTGACCATGGCTTACATCATCGTCGTCAATCCGGCGATTTTGTCCGACGGCGGGCTTGATTTTGGGGCGGTTTTTGTCGCCACCATCATTGCCGCCATCGTCGGCACCACCATTATGGGGGCTTGGGCCAATTGGCCGGTGGCCTTGGCGCCCGGCATGGGGCTCAACGCCTTTTTCACCTACGGCATTGTGCTGGGCATGGGACAAACTTGGTCCGTGGCTTTGGGCGCCGTGTTCGTCAGTGGTGTGCTGTTCTTGATCCTTTCGCTGACGGGGTTGCGCGAATGGGTGATCAACTCAATTCCGAAATCCTTGAAGCTCGGCATTGGGGCGGGCATCGGCATGTTCTTGGCGATTATCGGCTTGAAAAACGCCGGGGTTGTTGTGGCCAACGATGCGACCTTGGTGGGCTTGGGTGATTTTGTCAGTTATCCGGTGCAGCTGTTCTTGCTGGGCTTTGTGATCATGACGGTGTTGGATCGTCTGCGGATTCCAGGCGGCATTGTCATTGGCATCATTGTTGTGTCTGTCATCGGCTGGGTCACGGGAACGTCCGATCTGGCGGGCATTGTCGGTCCGGTGCCAAGCCTTGAGCCCACCATGTTCAAGCTCGACATCACAGGCGCGCTAACGGCAGGCATGATCGGTGTGGTCTTTGCGTTGCTGTTTGTCGACTTTTTCGACACGGCCGGAACACTGACCTCGGTCGCCAACATTGCCGGAAAAATCGGTGAAGATGGCAAGATTGAAAACATCGGCAAAGCCGTGATCAGTGATTCCGTCGCCACCTGCGTCGGCGCGCTGTTCGGCACGTCCAACACCACGTCCTATATCGAAAGCGCTGCGGGCATCAAAGAAGGCGGGCGCACGGGGCTCACGGCCATTGTGGTCGCGATCTTCTTCTTGCTGTGCTTGGGCTTTGCGCCTCTGGCCAAAAGCATTCCGGCCTATGCGACGGGTGCGGCGTTGGTGTTTGTGGCCACGCACTTCATGCGCAACGTTTTGGACATCGATTGGGATGATGTGACGGAATACGCACCGGCTGTTCTGGCTGCGATTTTGATGCCGCTAACGTTCTCCATCGCCAACGGCATCGCCATCGGCTTTATCGTCTACGCCATCGCCAAAATCGCTTCGGGCCGCACGGCGGACGCCAATCCGGCGGTTTTGCTGGTCGCTGCTCTTGGTGCTGCGCACTATATCTTTGGGTAA
- a CDS encoding phosphoribosyltransferase, which translates to MTEKYFISANELLEDSFKLGHQIFDDGFRPDYIVGIWRGGTPVGIAVQELLEYRGAPSDHISIRTSSYTGIEQQSDDIRVHGLHYIIENANAEDSMLIIDDVFDSGRSIDAVIKTIHKLSRANTPSVIKTATVYYKPTKRKVDITPDYYVHETDKWLVFPHELDGLTDAEIMANKPAAKG; encoded by the coding sequence ATGACAGAGAAGTACTTCATTTCTGCCAATGAGCTTTTGGAAGATTCCTTCAAGCTCGGCCACCAGATTTTCGACGATGGGTTTCGGCCCGATTACATCGTCGGGATCTGGCGGGGTGGCACGCCGGTGGGCATCGCGGTGCAAGAGCTGTTGGAATATCGCGGTGCCCCGTCGGACCACATCTCCATTCGTACCTCCTCGTACACAGGCATCGAACAGCAATCGGATGACATCCGCGTGCACGGTTTGCACTACATCATCGAAAACGCCAATGCCGAAGACAGCATGCTGATCATCGACGATGTGTTTGACAGTGGACGCAGCATCGATGCGGTGATTAAGACCATTCACAAGCTGTCACGGGCCAACACGCCCAGCGTGATAAAGACCGCAACGGTGTACTACAAACCGACCAAGCGCAAAGTCGATATCACGCCCGATTACTATGTGCACGAAACGGACAAGTGGTTGGTGTTTCCCCACGAGCTTGACGGTTTGACGGACGCAGAAATCATGGCGAACAAACCAGCCGCAAAGGGCTAA
- the hisS gene encoding histidine--tRNA ligase, translated as MSSKGDKKSIYKPRPISGFLEWLPEVRLVEQRWLDEIRDAFESYGFSSIETPSVEEVEVLAAKGGDADKEIYGLRRLAAEPGEEDGGRLALHYDLTVPMARYVAQHFGDLVFPFKRYQMQRCWRGERPQEGRLREFYQCDIDVVDMDEVSLHFDAEIPEMTLDVLRRLDVGPVHLHINNRKILQGLYQGLGIEDVVNAIRIADKMDKIGPEGVLDGLIEELGLAEDVAQKCVDLAEIKTDDTSFADQVRAFGIDNEQLEAGLEELTFVMLELAHLEKGTVIADMSIARGFDYYTGTVYEGKLANYPDFPTVCAGGRYDNLVGSYSRQKLPGVGISIGFSRIFSKLVKEGHIDIGAKCPTDIMVACLSGTSRTELGNTARKLRDRGYKVEMYHEAKSLKAQMKYASRKGIPFVWFPANAEQPKHEVKDMETGEQTTADIESWIP; from the coding sequence ATGAGCTCCAAAGGCGATAAAAAAAGCATCTACAAACCGCGCCCCATTTCCGGCTTCCTGGAATGGCTGCCTGAAGTGCGTCTGGTGGAGCAACGCTGGCTGGATGAAATCCGCGATGCGTTCGAAAGCTATGGGTTTAGCTCCATCGAAACCCCGTCCGTCGAAGAAGTCGAAGTTCTGGCTGCCAAAGGGGGCGACGCAGACAAAGAAATCTACGGCCTGCGCCGCTTGGCCGCCGAGCCGGGCGAAGAAGACGGTGGCCGTCTGGCCCTGCACTACGACCTGACCGTGCCCATGGCGCGTTATGTGGCCCAGCACTTCGGCGATTTGGTGTTCCCGTTCAAACGCTATCAGATGCAGCGCTGCTGGCGCGGCGAACGCCCCCAAGAAGGCCGCCTGCGTGAATTTTATCAGTGCGACATCGACGTCGTCGACATGGACGAAGTCTCGTTGCACTTCGATGCTGAAATTCCGGAAATGACCTTGGACGTCTTGCGCCGTTTGGACGTCGGGCCGGTGCACTTGCACATCAACAACCGCAAAATCTTGCAAGGCTTATACCAAGGCCTGGGCATCGAAGACGTGGTGAACGCCATTCGCATCGCCGACAAAATGGACAAAATCGGCCCCGAAGGTGTTCTTGACGGTTTGATTGAAGAATTGGGCCTCGCCGAAGACGTTGCGCAAAAGTGCGTCGATTTGGCTGAGATCAAAACCGACGACACCAGCTTCGCCGATCAAGTCCGTGCCTTTGGCATTGATAACGAACAGTTGGAAGCGGGCCTTGAAGAGCTCACGTTTGTGATGCTTGAACTGGCTCACCTGGAAAAAGGCACGGTGATCGCCGATATGTCCATCGCGCGCGGCTTTGATTACTACACCGGCACGGTTTACGAAGGCAAACTGGCGAACTACCCAGACTTCCCCACCGTATGTGCGGGCGGGCGGTACGACAACTTGGTGGGTTCGTATTCGCGTCAGAAATTGCCGGGCGTTGGGATTTCCATCGGCTTCTCGCGCATTTTCTCCAAGCTGGTCAAAGAAGGCCACATCGACATCGGCGCCAAGTGCCCGACCGACATCATGGTCGCGTGCTTGTCGGGAACGTCACGCACGGAACTGGGCAACACGGCACGGAAACTCAGGGACCGCGGCTACAAGGTCGAGATGTATCACGAAGCGAAATCCTTGAAGGCACAAATGAAATACGCCTCGCGCAAAGGCATCCCGTTTGTGTGGTTCCCAGCGAATGCTGAGCAGCCCAAACACGAAGTCAAAGACATGGAAACCGGCGAACAAACCACCGCCGATATCGAGAGCTGGATTCCTTAA
- a CDS encoding Dyp-type peroxidase produces the protein MSTPQNGIFVEGHRYLHALEYAVSGSLSPTTLTRAINAAKRADAEAVFAFGPQLWAQMGRDHMPSGFTDFQPLNGPKAQAPATQRDILVWVHAPERDQVLDAVLAIDAVLSAEAARELDVPGFVYHDSRDLTGFVDGSANPKDDAAKREAALVPEGEPGAGGAIVFSQKWAHDLAKFNALEVGDQERVIGRTKPDSIELEGDAQPEDSHVSRTDLKVGGIAQKMYRRSFPYGTASEHGLYFLAFCCEQSRFDNVLASMWGMDHGGVTDHLLSFSTPQTGSYWFAPSEESLKAVLV, from the coding sequence ATGAGCACACCACAAAACGGAATTTTTGTTGAAGGCCACCGCTATCTTCACGCGCTGGAATACGCTGTCAGCGGCTCCCTTTCGCCAACGACTTTAACCCGCGCCATCAACGCCGCCAAGAGAGCTGACGCCGAGGCTGTCTTTGCCTTCGGGCCACAGTTGTGGGCGCAAATGGGACGCGACCATATGCCGTCTGGCTTCACAGACTTTCAACCGCTAAACGGCCCCAAGGCTCAAGCCCCTGCCACCCAGCGCGACATTCTCGTTTGGGTCCATGCACCAGAACGCGATCAGGTCTTGGACGCTGTGCTCGCCATCGATGCCGTGTTGAGCGCTGAGGCCGCCCGCGAACTGGACGTGCCGGGCTTTGTCTATCACGACAGCCGCGATTTGACGGGCTTTGTGGACGGCAGCGCCAACCCCAAAGACGATGCGGCCAAACGCGAAGCCGCCCTGGTCCCCGAAGGTGAACCGGGCGCGGGCGGTGCCATCGTCTTTTCCCAAAAGTGGGCACACGATTTAGCGAAGTTCAATGCGCTGGAGGTAGGGGATCAAGAACGCGTCATCGGCCGCACCAAACCCGACAGCATCGAGCTCGAAGGCGACGCCCAACCCGAAGATTCCCACGTGTCGCGCACAGATTTAAAAGTGGGCGGCATCGCCCAAAAAATGTATCGCCGCAGCTTCCCCTACGGGACAGCCAGCGAACACGGTCTCTATTTCTTAGCCTTTTGCTGCGAGCAGTCCCGCTTTGACAACGTGCTCGCCAGCATGTGGGGCATGGACCACGGCGGCGTCACCGACCACCTTTTGAGCTTCTCAACCCCGCAGACGGGCAGCTACTGGTTTGCACCCAGTGAAGAAAGCTTAAAGGCTGTCTTGGTTTAA
- a CDS encoding FAD-binding oxidoreductase, translated as MDTTSPSPITDIRAELDQLFGERLSDNKTVLETHGKGEGSHTAVQEQVETLKSISEDLGASQFQWAQKPEERTKLWTARHNMYYAGLQIVPNATSLTTDVCVPISNLAACIHQTQETLSTSSITGLILGHVGDGNFHTLLLFDPEDGAAADEAQNINATIVRQALALGGTCTGEHGIGMGKTKFLQEELGQNAVDMMVEIKRALDPNNILNPGKIIPSQ; from the coding sequence ATGGATACGACCTCCCCTTCCCCGATTACAGACATTCGCGCCGAGCTGGACCAGCTGTTCGGTGAAAGGCTATCGGACAACAAAACCGTTTTAGAAACCCACGGCAAAGGCGAAGGCTCACATACAGCCGTTCAAGAACAGGTTGAAACGCTTAAATCCATTTCAGAAGACTTAGGCGCCTCACAATTTCAATGGGCCCAAAAGCCCGAAGAGCGCACCAAACTGTGGACCGCCCGCCACAACATGTATTACGCAGGCCTGCAGATCGTGCCCAACGCCACGTCACTCACCACCGATGTGTGTGTGCCGATTTCAAACTTGGCCGCCTGCATTCATCAAACGCAAGAGACCTTGTCCACAAGCTCCATCACAGGTTTGATCTTGGGCCACGTGGGTGACGGCAACTTCCACACCTTGTTGCTGTTCGACCCCGAAGACGGTGCCGCAGCCGATGAAGCACAAAACATCAATGCGACCATCGTCCGCCAGGCCTTAGCTTTGGGTGGGACGTGCACGGGCGAGCATGGCATCGGCATGGGCAAGACCAAATTCTTACAAGAAGAGCTGGGCCAAAACGCCGTCGATATGATGGTCGAGATCAAACGCGCGTTGGATCCCAACAACATTCTCAATCCCGGAAAAATCATCCCCAGTCAATAA
- a CDS encoding protease complex subunit PrcB family protein has protein sequence MLRLISALLSVFVLACATTSLAAGPTNTSQTLQPTKTVEGRLNTPGTPGVYVIRTGHEWREFTHKRKLSWDADIDFNRDMIIAVFLGTHNSAGTHAKISEIRRTDWTVEVTYIEIPPDVRQMHAQVINTPYVISIIPRTDAPVVFSRGHFSTQEVPFDEYDRMMRTLSEQAYQVEDLKRKNDWANGRIQDLTGLLTATPSR, from the coding sequence TTGTTGCGATTGATTTCGGCACTTCTCAGTGTGTTTGTTCTGGCTTGCGCGACAACCTCTTTGGCCGCAGGGCCCACCAACACCTCCCAAACCCTTCAGCCCACAAAAACGGTTGAAGGGCGACTGAACACGCCTGGCACCCCGGGGGTGTACGTGATCCGCACAGGTCACGAGTGGCGTGAATTCACCCACAAAAGAAAATTGAGCTGGGATGCAGACATCGATTTCAACCGCGATATGATCATCGCTGTGTTTTTGGGCACGCACAATTCTGCCGGAACTCATGCGAAGATTTCTGAAATCCGGCGCACCGACTGGACGGTTGAGGTCACCTACATCGAAATCCCGCCCGATGTGCGCCAAATGCATGCTCAAGTTATCAACACCCCCTATGTGATCAGCATCATCCCCCGCACCGATGCCCCGGTGGTGTTCAGCCGGGGACACTTCTCTACACAAGAAGTTCCCTTCGACGAATACGACCGCATGATGCGCACGCTGAGCGAACAGGCTTATCAAGTCGAAGACCTCAAACGCAAAAACGACTGGGCCAACGGGCGCATTCAAGATTTAACCGGACTGTTGACCGCAACACCTTCACGCTGA
- a CDS encoding helix-turn-helix domain-containing protein yields the protein MSAVANKKAAPRKTKDGPTPIDAHVGGRIRARRGLLGMSQKDLGQKVGLTFQQIQKYERGANRIGSGRLFEFSRILGVPISYFFDEMSTELKAYAEKGAKKGKAIPANAPDAEILDRRETLELVRTFYQIEDTVVRQRFLDLMREAARVCRKA from the coding sequence ATGAGTGCAGTCGCAAACAAAAAAGCAGCTCCGCGTAAAACTAAAGATGGACCGACACCCATTGATGCGCATGTGGGAGGTCGTATTCGTGCTCGTCGCGGTCTCTTGGGCATGAGCCAAAAAGACCTGGGACAAAAAGTAGGTTTGACGTTTCAGCAAATTCAAAAATACGAACGTGGCGCCAACCGTATCGGTTCTGGCCGCTTGTTTGAGTTCAGCCGTATTCTGGGTGTTCCCATTTCTTATTTCTTCGACGAAATGAGCACCGAGCTCAAAGCTTACGCAGAAAAAGGTGCCAAAAAAGGCAAAGCGATTCCTGCGAACGCTCCAGATGCTGAAATTCTGGACCGTCGCGAAACTTTGGAATTGGTGCGCACCTTCTATCAAATCGAAGACACCGTTGTGCGTCAGCGCTTCTTGGATTTGATGCGTGAAGCCGCACGCGTCTGCCGCAAAGCTTAA
- a CDS encoding formate--tetrahydrofolate ligase: MNDLDIARKAQPKPIEDIAAKLSIPDDALLRYGRDKAKIDLDWVAQTNGQQDGRLVLVTAITPTPAGEGKTTTTVGLGDALSRLGHNTAICLREPSLGPCFGMKGGAAGGGYAQVIPMEDINLHFTGDFHAIAAANNLLAAMIDNAVYWRKDLGLDNRRISWRRSVDMNDRSLRQMVTSLGGVPNGAPREGGFDITAASEIMAILCLATDLADLQRRLGNIIIGQDMEQRRFVRASEINAQGAMTALLKDALKPNLVQTLEGTPAFVHGGPFANIAHGCNSLMATKTALKCADFVVTEAGFGADLGAEKFFDIKCRKGNLSPDAVVLVATLRALKMQGGAKKGAYAQPNEEALLKGFENLSRHVENLQHFGVPLVVALNQFAEDADDEIDLLRQHCAELSVGAVACTHHADGGAGAEALAKSVAELAGSDTSEFRTIYPDNMPLWDKTRTIARMMYGAQGVIADKKIRAKFKMFQDDGFGDLPVCIAKTQYSFSTDPDLLGAPSNHVVPVRDVRLSAGAEFVVVICGDIMTMPGLPKRPSAEDIQVNADGEIEGLF, from the coding sequence ATGAACGACCTGGATATCGCCCGCAAAGCCCAGCCGAAGCCCATCGAAGATATCGCGGCCAAGCTTTCCATCCCCGATGACGCATTGCTGCGCTATGGGCGTGACAAAGCCAAAATCGATTTGGACTGGGTTGCCCAGACCAACGGCCAACAAGACGGGCGTTTGGTGTTGGTCACGGCCATCACGCCAACGCCTGCGGGGGAGGGGAAAACCACCACCACCGTGGGGCTTGGCGATGCGTTGTCCAGGCTCGGCCACAATACAGCCATTTGCCTGCGCGAGCCCAGCCTTGGTCCATGCTTTGGCATGAAGGGCGGTGCGGCTGGTGGCGGCTATGCCCAAGTCATTCCCATGGAAGACATCAACCTGCACTTCACCGGGGATTTTCACGCCATCGCGGCCGCCAACAACTTGCTGGCCGCAATGATCGACAATGCGGTGTATTGGCGTAAAGACTTGGGGCTGGATAACCGCCGCATCAGTTGGCGGCGATCGGTGGACATGAACGACCGCTCGCTGCGCCAAATGGTCACCAGTTTGGGCGGTGTGCCCAACGGGGCCCCGCGTGAAGGTGGCTTTGACATTACGGCGGCGTCGGAAATCATGGCGATCTTGTGTTTGGCGACGGATTTGGCCGATTTACAGCGCAGGCTCGGCAACATCATCATCGGCCAGGATATGGAACAGCGCCGTTTTGTGCGAGCGTCCGAAATCAATGCCCAAGGGGCCATGACGGCGCTTTTGAAAGACGCGCTGAAGCCCAACCTAGTGCAAACTTTGGAAGGCACACCTGCGTTTGTGCACGGCGGCCCGTTCGCCAACATTGCGCACGGGTGCAATTCTTTGATGGCGACCAAGACGGCACTGAAGTGTGCCGACTTCGTGGTGACGGAGGCCGGCTTTGGCGCGGACTTAGGGGCAGAGAAGTTTTTTGACATCAAATGCCGCAAAGGAAACCTCAGTCCCGATGCCGTGGTCTTGGTGGCGACGTTGCGCGCGCTGAAGATGCAAGGCGGCGCGAAAAAGGGTGCGTATGCCCAGCCCAATGAAGAGGCCTTGCTGAAAGGCTTTGAGAACCTATCGCGTCACGTGGAAAACCTGCAACACTTTGGCGTGCCCTTAGTCGTGGCGCTCAATCAGTTTGCAGAGGACGCGGACGACGAAATCGATCTGCTGCGCCAGCACTGTGCGGAGCTGAGCGTCGGGGCGGTCGCGTGCACCCACCACGCCGACGGCGGCGCGGGGGCGGAGGCTTTAGCCAAAAGTGTTGCGGAGTTGGCGGGGTCGGATACGTCTGAGTTTCGCACCATCTATCCCGACAACATGCCGCTGTGGGACAAAACCCGCACCATCGCGCGCATGATGTACGGTGCACAAGGCGTCATCGCGGACAAAAAAATCCGCGCCAAATTCAAGATGTTTCAAGACGACGGCTTTGGCGATTTGCCCGTGTGCATCGCCAAAACCCAATACAGCTTTTCCACCGACCCAGACCTTTTGGGCGCGCCCTCCAATCACGTGGTGCCCGTGCGCGATGTGCGTTTGTCGGCGGGGGCGGAGTTCGTCGTGGTCATCTGCGGCGACATCATGACCATGCCCGGCCTGCCCAAACGCCCGTCAGCGGAAGACATCCAGGTCAATGCGGATGGGGAGATTGAGGGGTTGTTTTAA